One region of Candidatus Saccharibacteria bacterium genomic DNA includes:
- a CDS encoding ABC transporter ATP-binding protein, whose amino-acid sequence MKSLWRIVSFTRELRRYYGGVAFFSILVAATTQVQPLLTKTIVDEVTKVLGGVDARISVVVLAVIGIFLADLAQNVFSNIGGVIGDQLQVRLRKTLSERYFQHLLELPQSYYDRELSGKVLNQLNRSIDQITTFAQAFSNNFLQFIFSTILSLGIIALYSWPVALMLGSLYPIFIWLTTRTSGKWRQYQATINQEADAATGRFAEAIGQIKVVKSFGQQAHELKQFTARYQRMVETTWPQSKLWHGQDFVRRLVLNVIFLAVYAYICLQAVSGNYSLGTMVLLLQYAALIRMPIFSISFIVDQSQRAVANTKDYFTAMDEPVERLHNRRHKKLKVTKGGVKFTDVIFGYEVKQPVLRGISFELKPGSKTALVGESGEGKTTVTNLLLGLYQAQGGTVTIDGQDVAQVTGASLRAASAVVFQEPALFSGTVYENISYARPEATAKEVQAAARAANAHEFIEKFEKGYDSEIGERGLKLSGGQKQRISIARALLKDAPILILDEATSSLDSKSEHLVQQALERLMKGRTTLIIAHRLSTIQSVDTIITLRGGTVEEQGSPAKLAKTKGIYSELLRLQNNGSTSVKTRLRRFEIVG is encoded by the coding sequence ATGAAAAGTTTGTGGCGGATTGTTAGTTTTACCAGAGAGCTAAGGCGCTACTACGGCGGAGTCGCATTTTTTTCTATATTAGTTGCCGCCACCACCCAGGTGCAGCCGCTCCTGACGAAAACGATTGTCGACGAGGTGACAAAGGTGTTGGGTGGTGTAGATGCCCGCATTTCAGTGGTGGTTCTGGCGGTGATAGGAATATTTCTTGCCGATCTTGCCCAAAACGTGTTCAGCAACATTGGCGGTGTTATTGGCGACCAGCTGCAAGTGCGGCTGCGTAAAACCCTTAGCGAACGCTACTTCCAGCATCTACTAGAGTTGCCACAGTCGTACTATGACCGTGAGCTAAGCGGAAAAGTGCTTAACCAGCTGAACCGGAGTATAGACCAGATAACCACGTTTGCTCAGGCATTTAGTAACAATTTTCTGCAATTTATTTTTAGCACAATTCTTTCACTTGGTATTATTGCCCTGTATTCCTGGCCGGTTGCACTAATGCTGGGGTCACTTTACCCGATATTCATATGGCTGACTACTCGCACTAGTGGAAAATGGCGTCAGTACCAAGCAACTATCAATCAAGAGGCCGATGCTGCAACGGGGCGTTTCGCAGAAGCAATCGGTCAAATAAAAGTAGTCAAAAGTTTTGGACAGCAAGCTCATGAGCTCAAGCAATTTACGGCTCGCTACCAGCGAATGGTAGAAACCACCTGGCCACAGAGCAAGCTGTGGCATGGCCAAGATTTTGTACGGCGGCTGGTACTCAACGTCATTTTTCTGGCTGTCTACGCTTACATATGCCTGCAGGCAGTGTCTGGCAACTACAGCTTAGGGACAATGGTCCTCCTTCTGCAATATGCGGCACTTATCCGCATGCCAATTTTTAGTATCAGCTTCATTGTTGATCAGTCACAGCGTGCGGTGGCCAATACAAAAGATTATTTCACCGCTATGGATGAGCCAGTTGAGAGGCTGCACAACCGTAGGCATAAAAAACTAAAAGTAACAAAAGGCGGAGTGAAATTCACCGATGTTATTTTTGGCTACGAAGTAAAACAGCCAGTGCTGAGAGGCATCAGTTTTGAGTTAAAACCGGGTTCTAAGACAGCCCTGGTAGGCGAAAGTGGCGAAGGCAAAACGACTGTAACTAACTTGCTGCTTGGTCTGTATCAGGCTCAAGGCGGCACGGTAACAATAGACGGTCAAGATGTTGCGCAGGTAACTGGCGCAAGTTTGCGAGCCGCCTCTGCTGTTGTATTCCAGGAGCCTGCATTGTTTAGTGGCACGGTGTATGAAAATATTTCTTATGCGCGTCCAGAAGCAACGGCTAAAGAAGTGCAAGCAGCGGCGAGAGCGGCTAACGCCCATGAATTTATCGAAAAATTTGAAAAAGGCTACGACTCAGAAATTGGTGAACGGGGCTTAAAACTAAGTGGTGGGCAAAAACAGCGAATCTCAATTGCTCGGGCACTCCTAAAAGACGCACCGATCCTCATTCTCGATGAAGCAACCAGTAGTCTCGACAGCAAAAGTGAACATTTAGTGCAGCAGGCACTTGAACGACTGATGAAGGGTCGCACAACGCTCATTATTGCTCATCGCCTAAGCACGATTCAGTCTGTAGACACCATTATCACGCTTCGCGGCGGTACCGTAGAAGAACAAGGGAGTCCAGCTAAACTAGCAAAAACAAAAGGTATCTACTCTGAGTTGCTCCGGCTCCAGAATAATGGTTCGACATCTGTCAAAACGCGGCTGCGTCGCTTTGAGATAGTCGGTTAA
- a CDS encoding FKBP-type peptidyl-prolyl cis-trans isomerase, whose protein sequence is MVKTKNDPKLPTEVACDIQKPVDTDVILPAPEVYKPDSTLSAIQTTDLEAGSGEVVKAGDCMQMKYYGTLASDGTLFDENFSKNTLLQFNLGEGRVIQGWDKGLEGMKVGGTRRLAIPASLGYGANGQGSIPPNSDLVFVVKLVKVQK, encoded by the coding sequence ATGGTTAAAACAAAAAATGATCCAAAGCTTCCGACTGAAGTCGCCTGCGACATACAAAAACCAGTCGATACCGATGTTATTTTGCCAGCACCAGAGGTGTATAAGCCAGATAGCACGCTCAGTGCAATTCAGACAACTGACCTAGAAGCAGGCTCGGGCGAAGTTGTTAAAGCTGGCGACTGTATGCAAATGAAGTATTACGGAACTCTTGCGAGCGACGGTACATTGTTTGACGAAAACTTTTCCAAAAACACTTTGCTGCAGTTTAATCTAGGCGAAGGGCGAGTTATACAAGGCTGGGATAAGGGGTTAGAAGGGATGAAAGTGGGCGGCACGCGTCGCTTAGCGATTCCTGCTAGCTTGGGCTACGGAGCAAACGGCCAGGGTAGTATCCCGCCAAACTCTGACCTTGTTTTTGTGGTAAAACTTGT